The Gadus macrocephalus chromosome 12, ASM3116895v1 genome segment CTAGCAAAGTAGGACTTCTGGATTCAAGATTACTTTTGCAGTGGTATTGTTTGGTGCCCTTTGTTTAGATTGTTGAAGGGGTAGTTTCAACTGCATACCCTCATTGTCTTATCTTGCTAATGAGCCACGCTAATGAATAATGCTGAATAATCTTGCACTTGTCCATTGTTCCTCCACAGTCCCTTCACTTCAAATCTAATGAACCCAACTCCAGAAGGATTCCCTCCCCCAGGCAGCCTCGTTGATCTGCCACCACTGGACTATGAGGATCAAAGGAACCCTCAAGCAGCCCACGTAAACGGTTTTGTGAACAGTATGTACAGAAGAAAGCCGATGGACCCCCCCGCTAATCCCTCTCgttcttcctctgtctctctgcgccTTGCTCTATTTCACTTCATCCTCAGTCTGTCACCGTATGTTCTGGTTTCATTTTGGTTCCACTTCTCGTAATCGTTGAAAATACTATTTTACAATGGTTAAaggtctgctctctctctctccactcaatATTACTAACATACCTGTACAGCTGgcgaggtgcacacacacatagacacgtaGCAGCGTTTGAACTGCAAACTGAAATGTGGTATGCGCACAGCAGTGGTTGCCAGGAGGTCCTAAGTCAGGAGTGTTTTTTTGTCCAAATATTTAAATAGGGAGACAATGCATAACATCACCTAGATACTTCTTGTGCACCAGAAACGACGagcagaaggcggggctgttaGGAGGAATGCCGAACATGCCTGTAATGTGAACGTGGAACTGAAGACTCTCTGAGATGAGTCGTGATCACAGCTCGATGTATTTTAACCAGCTGCCTCACTTTAATCACTGCCTTCTGTATTTCAGTTTTAATGTGTGTAAGTATTGCATAATGCAATTGCACATTTAATATTAAGATAAGGCTTTTGCCAGTGTGGTGCTGTCGACACTAATGATAGTCTATAGTCTagaattgcgtgtgtgtggggggaaggcttgggggggggggggggggggggatgtgggtGTCTGTTGTATACATTTGCTTGTTAATTTGAACACAGTATATAACATATAAGTATGTTTTTCCGGATAAACGTCTAACAAAGGTCAAGAAGTTTAGATATAAATTTATGTTTTCAAGAAATTAAATGGTCTGACCTGCTTTCACACACCAGATATTTGAATGCAACATACAACAGTTGAATACAACAGTTGtcaaaaataacgtagtaggaATGAACATTGACTAGATTGAGACAAACTGACCAAACAAGCTAGCCAGCTGTGGGTTAGCACGTTGCAGGATTTTTGAGGCAGGGGACTTGAATGTATGATACTATTGGTGGACATTTGGAGCCTGTTTGTGTGGTATCATTATCAGAAGATTGTTGCAGCTGTAGAGGAACTCTCTATGATCTTGATTTGCTTTTGTATACCTTACCACAGCAGGAGGATATTTGTTGAATGACAAAATGTCTGTGGAAGTGAGGTGAAAGACATCAACTCATTTCATTGTGTTTGACTGCTTAGGCTTCTTGCCCATTGAACAATTTAGCTTGGCTTATCTCACGTATTGTTCCCTCTTTGCCTGTTGAAACCTCTTTGTAAATGTATGTAACAAGGTATGTTTTGTGTCGCAAGGTACGTCTGAAGAGGGTCCTGACGTGATGCCAGAGCTCATGGTGGTCCCTCCGCCTCCGCCGAGAAGGGCCCTCCCTGACCCCCAGGTTCTTGGAACCCCTCCACTAAAACCCGCCAGGCCCCCCAGTGTCAATCTGACTCCCTACTTGTCTCCGCCCCTGGAGGGTAAATATGTCAACATAATTCACGTACACAAGCTATTTCCTATAATGTACAGGCAGTTTGTGTGGCTGGCTACGATAAAATTAAGCACTATCTTCTGCTGCCAGAAATTCAACTTTTACACTATAAAAACGCTTATATTTGTTTGGGCTGATATTTTGAATTTTAGTAAtgggaaataaaaaataaaaataaagtctcTGACTGCTCTCCAAACAGCACGTACAAGACAGAGCTGTCTCTGCTTTACATAATGTGTTATGTGTTTAATACAATTCTCACTGCGGTCACCTGCGTCTCCCTTTAGTGAAAGAGATCCTGACTCCTCCGGATTCCTGGGAACAAGAAGAAACCAGCGAAGGCCTCCCAGAGTTTGAGGACACACACTCCCCCGAGCCCCACTCTCCTCAGCCATCTGAGTATGCCTGGGGAAACGAGGACTACAGTACTCCAAACAGCCACAATCCCGGAAACCCACTTCCAAACAACGTTAACTCAGCCTATGAGGACTACGGAGCATTGGCATCAGAGTTTGAAGCGCCAAGATTCCGGGAGATTCCAGAAGAGGAGCAAAGTCAGGATGTGTTTGATTCATCTGCCCATAGCACTCAGGATAATCGACCGACTTCAATGTAAGCTTGCGCCCCCATTGAGTCAATGATTGGACATTTGAGTTATTGATTTGATTCTATATTTGAATTTGAGTCCTTGGCTTTTACTTCTGTTTCTCTACATTTGTGGCTCACCAAGGTTGCAAGCAAATAACAGCGTATTGGAGAATTCCGAGAACTTCTATGAAGACGTCAACGTGTCTGCCACAAAGAAGAAAGTGAAGGTGGAGGGAACAAAAAAGCGCAAAGGACCACCAAAGAGTAAGGACTCTTTCAATTTAATTCCAAGCCACCAAACATCAGCTTTTTGTCAAGGAGTATTATTATTAGCCTCGGGTCCAAAATCATAGCTATCCAAATTAAGACAAATAGTGTCGCtatcaaatacaaataaaccagATTTCAGACTTTGGTCAAGTTCCTAACTATGAGAGGTATGTTAAGTAGTGTAGTAGTCAGGTCTAATAGTATTGCTATAAAAGATAAGTCAAATATAAAACATATCAGacttcagatttcagacttcaAACTATCAAAACTTGTCTACTGCTAAATTGATAGTAACCTGTTTCCTAGGTCAGTGCATACATGAATGACGTCATAGCAACCACCAAAATAACCTTTCTTAGGGAAAGCCTGCATAGGTAGTTCATGTATGGATTGAATTCAAATTTAGGGTTTGGATGTAAGGCATTTACACTATAAAAGTCCTCAGTTTTCATGTGTCACAGTGGCACTTTGAATACCTTTAAATATTCAATCGCCTTACTCTGTCTAGCCCAAAATAAATGTGATCTATAATACGTAATGTGCCTATGGATCATGGCAAGAAGACAACGTTTTAATATATTATTCATGTATTCGTCCCCTTTCAACAGATCCATATGATGAGACCCAACAGCCAACAGTAAGCAGGATGCCAATACAGAGCGCATTTGCAACTTTTAATCAAGTTTCTATACACATTCTCTGATTAATGTACAGTAGATATGTttaaacgtgtgtttgtgtgcatgcgtgtgcttttgtgggtgaggatgtgtgtatgtttgtgtgtgtgcatgcatttatgtgtgtgagtttgtgtgtgtgtgtgtgtgtgcgtgcgtgcgtgcgtgcgtgcgtgcgtgcgtgcgtgcgtgcgtgcgtgcgtgcgtgcgtgcgtgcgtgcgtgtgtgcgtgtgtgtgtcttgtaaTTGAAATGAGGCAGGGCTTAGCACATATCCTTATCTCCATTCTCCTTTCACAGAACGAAGAGAAGAGCAAGCTTGGCCGTCTTGGCAAGTAAGGCCCACACGTCTGAGTCTGACCCATTTCTGCTGTCACAGCTTTGTAGCCAACTCAGTGACTGGCCTTCTATCTCCATTAGCAACACCCTTGTTATGTTCCCCGCAGCCACACCCACATCCTATTATCCCATTATAATGTCCTGCATCAtggacatcctctctctctctctctctctctctctctctctctctctctctctctctctctctctctctctctctctctctctctctctctctctctctctctctctctctctctctctctctctctctctctctctctctctctctctctctctctctctcgcctcagCTTCAGGACACCTTCAGACAAAAAGGCTGCATCTGATGGGCCGGACGAGAAAGAGCTGAAGAAGAAGGTGAAGCAGcggctggagaaggagaagaaggagctgaaggagcagaaagaaagagagaagcgggagcagaaggagaaggagaagaaggagaacgaCGTGAAGAAGAAGTTCAACGTGAGTTGTGTTGTTttaggacacagagagagaaggagggggaggatgaccGATAGAAAGACAAAAGGGAGGacgaccaagagagagagacaagggggagGACGATGAGAGAGAGTCAAGGGGGAGGacgaccaagagagagagacaagggggaggacgatgagagagacaagggggaggacgatgagagagacaagggggaggacgatgagagagacaagggggagGACGATGAGAGAGAGTCAAGGAGGAGGACgaccaagagagagagtcaaggaggaggacgaccaagagagagagacatgggggAGGACGATGAGAGAGAGTCAAGGAGGAGGAcgtccaagagagagagacaagggggaggacgatgagagagacaagggggagGACGATGAGAGAGTCAAGGAGGacgaacaagagagagacaagggagaggacgatgagagagacaagggggaggatgaagagagagacaagggggaggacgatgagagagacaagggagagGACGATGAGAGACAAGGGGGAGGACGATGAGAGAGAGTCAAGGAGGAGGacgaccaagagagagagacaagggggaggacgatgagagagacaagggggaggacgtccaagagggagagacaagggaAAGGACGATgagagagacaagggggaggacgatgagagagaaagacaagggGAGGACCAccgatagagagagaaaaggaggaggacgacttagagagagagacaagggggagGACGACTGAGAGATAAGAGGGGGAGGACGACCGATAGAGAGACAAGGGATAGGACGAccaagatagagagacaaggggGAGGCCGACCAAAcgagagatggaggggaagaCGACcgataaagagagacagagggggaggccAACCGGGAGTTAGAGACATGGGGGAGGACGACTGCTAGAGCGAGGCGGGAGTGGTTGAGGAGAACAGACCTGTCTGAATTCATTCCTCTTGCTTTAGAAGTCAGGCTCACCGCTTACACGCTGTTCATGCTCAGACAGATGGAGgctcacacattctctctctacTCTGTGGTATTTGGCCTCATCTGtctttgtgttctgttgatGTGTTAGCATTGCTAGCAATTAAAAATAATGAGCTAATGTGTGGCCAATTCTTTGGTTAACTATTTCAGAACAAGTAGACTTTAGCAAACCGAAATTTTACCTAAATGACAATGCTATTATCTCGAATATCTCCAATGTGGTTTCCAATAGAATACTGTTGTACATGTTTGAACTTAAAAGCCTAGCATATATTTTGATAGcacacattaaaataaatactgTGCATGTGAAGGTGGTCTTCTCATCATAAAGTCTGACTTGACAGGAAATATTGCATATTTGTATTATGAATAATCTCTTGGTTATTAGCATGCCATTCACTGTCGACCCTTCACTATACAACACATAAAGCCTTGTCTTTTTCCTTGACCTACCTATATTGAATTTATTGACCAGGGTTTACGCACTCCCCCATCCTCACTGGTTTAGATCACAGGCCAGGAGGAGGCTATGTACCAGGCAACGGTAACTGTGACGACGAAGGGCCGCAAAAATGACTTGCCAGTCGAAAGGGGTGAGAACATCAGCATCATCCGAACAACCAAGTGCCCCAAGGGGAAATGGCTCGCCCGGAACAATAGCAACACCTGTGAGTAACATGAAATctgcaaaacaaatgtattcaaagGTATTGCACTATTAAAAGCATCAAACTAATTTCTTCAGCTCAGTGGCATTACACAGATTCCTATTGGCCTATCTCTAGGCTTAGGGTTATCCCTTGAAGTTAGACCTTAACATGCTACGGTTTAGTGGTAGACACTCCTTTGCTGCACATCATGGCCTGAATGCTAATGCTCCCAGGACGGGTTTTCTCTCAGACGGTTACATATCAGTGGACCACGTGGAGCTGGATATCCAGGAGATGATGCAGATGGGAAAGAGAGCCGCCACCTCATACCccgacagcagcagcaacagcgtcCTGGATGGGGCGGCCTCCATCATGAGCAACAGGTGAGTACATGAGCACAATGAAAGGGAGAGTGCTACCATTCCAAAGGTTCATTACAGGGTCTCACTTTGATACATTTTTGTCTATTTTGCCTATTTTTCCTTAGGCGTTCAAACCATTCCCCAGATTCTACAGGAAGCTGTAAGTGTCCTAACTTCAAAATCCTATTTTAAAGTCGGTTCTGTTGAACCCTGAACCCCATAgtaaaaatgtatgtgtgtctctgtatgtgtgtttgactgtgtgtctatgtgtgtgtgtgtgtgtgtagtcactGACGACAGCGAGGAGTGGACCGGTGATGACGAGGACCCTCTCACACCCACAAACTCAGTAGAGCCCTTCACTCCCCAGTGAGCCCACACCGTCcatacctctgtgtgtgtgtgtgtgtgtgtgtgtgtgtgtgtgtgtgtgtgtgtgtgtgtgtgtgtgtgtgtgtgtgtgtgtgtgtgtgtgtgtgtgggtttattgTGTGCATGAACGAACGTAAGTCTAATTGGTATTGGTTGTTCACTTACAGGGgccacacaagaacacactcCATGCCAGACTTCGGTAAGACAGTAATCAAATAAATCCAAGTCTGATATTGACCCTTAAGGCTGTGACGGCTACAGTATATTTTAAATTCGCGCCTCCCCTTATCTGAGCTTGGGGGAGTCATAGAATAAACAATAGCTATAGATAAGGCTAGTTTATACTAGATGTAACAGGCAGCGCCTTCTGACAGGATACAGTGTATGCATTGAACTGCATTTGATTACAGCAAATAGTCATTGTTTATCGGGGGACTTAAAACTGAACATCAAGAAGTATTTGTGTGTTGATGTCATTATCATATATTCCTTTTAGTGCTGTGAAGTGTGTTTTTCGAAGTTGTTTATGGATCGTGGCCTTTTAGGGAAGAAGGAGCTAAGTGCAGTCCACCAGCACAGTCACAGTGACATCAGCACACAGGAGCCTTCTATGCAGTAAGTATACCTAGCTTCCAACTCTCTCATAGAACTTTGTTGTTCTTTTCacctgtcagtcagtcagccagtcgTTCATCCTGCTAAACTCAAAAAGTTGTCTGCCTGGGCTGTTGTTTTTCAGCCCGAAGCATGAAGCACTTCAGAAATTGACCACATTCTTCCACTCACCCAAACCTGTGGCGGAGGAGCCGACTACCAGGTGTGAAAGATGTACCcacccaccgcacacacacacacacacacacacacacacacacacacacacacacacacacacacacacacgtgtctgtgAACTAAATCTCTTTCCATGTTTCAATCCAACTACAGCACTAAAGAGGAGGCCAGTAAGTAAAATATTAAGACTGAAGTGTTCAGATTCTTTGCAACCTGGGAGAATCAcactttttaaacataacgCTTTTCCTGGTTATATTTTCAGGTCACACACTTGTGGAGGAAGAAACTGTTTCTTCGTAAGTAACattgcaacacaaacacacagaaattcAGGGCATGTTGTGCAACCAGTTGACAGACGAGTTCTGGAAGTTTGTGTTTGAGGGTTTTTACAAGGAcctgcagagaaagagagagtgagataaagagagagagaaagtttttttttgtgcGTGAGCAGGAGGCAGACCAGACATAGACCAGCAGGTCTGTCTCTTGGAGAGGGAGTGTATGTATGAGCCTGTTAAGAGAAGATCAAGCGAGAggtaggaagggagagagacattgagataTCAACATTGACTGTCTCCCAACAGGCCTGAGACCCGTCCCACAGAGGAATTAATCACAGACATATCCGACATGCTCATCCTGCCTCCCCCTGAACTCTATGCGGACCCTGAAAATGTGACATCACTGTGAGACCCAGTAGGTGAGTGGGCACATGGATCCTaccctgtgtgtgaatgtgtgtgtgcttgtgtaattgtctgtgcatgtgtgtgtaagtgtgtttctgtaattttctgtgcatctgtgtgtatctgtgtgtatgtctgtgtgcgtgtgtgtgtatatgtgtgcatgtgcgtctgtgtgcacgtgtttgcgtgggtgtctgtgcgtgtgtgtgtgtgtgcatgtgtgtatgtctgtgtgtgtgtgcgagtgtgtgtgtgcgtgaaatcGTTAAACTTAATGGTTTTTCTGTTTCCTCATTGACAGACAAAAAGCTGCTGCTGATCAGTCCGATCACCATGCAAGCTTGACATCCTACAAAATGTGACAGCCAACGGCCAACAAACGGCATGTGGTCTTGGTCAGTTTTCATCTATCCCATGTGTCAAAAACACTTTTGAGGAGTCGATGTGTGTGGGAAGTTACAAATTGACCTCTGAGAAAGGTTTACACACAGCGGATGTCCAACTGAAACAGTGGTCTCTGATTTACCATATGGAAATGTATCTACTTTTAAAACACATGAACAAGCTCAGAAAGGCATGTGTCCAATGCTACTTCATCAAAGAAAGACTTAAACGCCTTAACATGGAAAAAAACTGGTCCATTTGACACTAAAGTACATCTGATTCTAAATAGGGTCACATTTTTGTGTGTAGTTGTATACAGAATAAAAAAGTGAGCTCAACCCTTTACCCACAAACGGTGGAGCTCGTTTGCTAAAAGGTGATACACTAATTGTAGTACTTACTGATGTTTTGTTGCTGACTGATGTTTTGTTGCTTTGCCTGTTT includes the following:
- the LOC132469809 gene encoding FYN-binding protein 1 isoform X2 — translated: MDQEDTMDFNALRAKFQDEEILLRQPRSRPVLPEKPQIVPPPQSPTHHLPAGARPSILTSINLDTRMAGAPRVVFKGDKKDSRKPLIPLTKTKEKNDDKSKAGSDKDRKSTKGSKEKQDVEDKDPPKPKSGKDKKGLLHFRSKESSELVPASPPPKGTLRKMTFPGFKKISKRGSMDIEPILDSPSPDVHSGLAPLVPSGSLPSVGAPAAEHTLPPATVPEYNPMAALMPPNFIPIAPPNGPSYASLTDNVPAMHTAPWQETETLSEVEPAPAAPVSASHRSATPSPVRNSVQNSPLLSSVAAPSPAPSSPSTPPLGSGQISARAGVEVDHNGEELPITANADDALPLSASPKMERPGSALSSALERAGKTPGKKTTPADQRILQALEKARRKAASPFTSNLMNPTPEGFPPPGSLVDLPPLDYEDQRNPQAAHVNGFVNSTSEEGPDVMPELMVVPPPPPRRALPDPQVLGTPPLKPARPPSVNLTPYLSPPLEVKEILTPPDSWEQEETSEGLPEFEDTHSPEPHSPQPSEYAWGNEDYSTPNSHNPGNPLPNNVNSAYEDYGALASEFEAPRFREIPEEEQSQDVFDSSAHSTQDNRPTSMLQANNSVLENSENFYEDVNVSATKKKVKVEGTKKRKGPPKNPYDETQQPTNEEKSKLGRLGNFRTPSDKKAASDGPDEKELKKKVKQRLEKEKKELKEQKEREKREQKEKEKKENDVKKKFNITGQEEAMYQATVTVTTKGRKNDLPVERGENISIIRTTKCPKGKWLARNNSNTYGYISVDHVELDIQEMMQMGKRAATSYPDSSSNSVLDGAASIMSNRRSNHSPDSTGSFTDDSEEWTGDDEDPLTPTNSVEPFTPQGHTRTHSMPDFGKKELSAVHQHSHSDISTQEPSMHPKHEALQKLTTFFHSPKPVAEEPTTSTKEEASHTLVEEETVSSPETRPTEELITDISDMLILPPPELYADPENVTSL
- the LOC132469809 gene encoding FYN-binding protein 1 isoform X1 yields the protein MDQQEDTMDFNALRAKFQDEEILLRQPRSRPVLPEKPQIVPPPQSPTHHLPAGARPSILTSINLDTRMAGAPRVVFKGDKKDSRKPLIPLTKTKEKNDDKSKAGSDKDRKSTKGSKEKQDVEDKDPPKPKSGKDKKGLLHFRSKESSELVPASPPPKGTLRKMTFPGFKKISKRGSMDIEPILDSPSPDVHSGLAPLVPSGSLPSVGAPAAEHTLPPATVPEYNPMAALMPPNFIPIAPPNGPSYASLTDNVPAMHTAPWQETETLSEVEPAPAAPVSASHRSATPSPVRNSVQNSPLLSSVAAPSPAPSSPSTPPLGSGQISARAGVEVDHNGEELPITANADDALPLSASPKMERPGSALSSALERAGKTPGKKTTPADQRILQALEKARRKAASPFTSNLMNPTPEGFPPPGSLVDLPPLDYEDQRNPQAAHVNGFVNSTSEEGPDVMPELMVVPPPPPRRALPDPQVLGTPPLKPARPPSVNLTPYLSPPLEVKEILTPPDSWEQEETSEGLPEFEDTHSPEPHSPQPSEYAWGNEDYSTPNSHNPGNPLPNNVNSAYEDYGALASEFEAPRFREIPEEEQSQDVFDSSAHSTQDNRPTSMLQANNSVLENSENFYEDVNVSATKKKVKVEGTKKRKGPPKNPYDETQQPTNEEKSKLGRLGNFRTPSDKKAASDGPDEKELKKKVKQRLEKEKKELKEQKEREKREQKEKEKKENDVKKKFNITGQEEAMYQATVTVTTKGRKNDLPVERGENISIIRTTKCPKGKWLARNNSNTYGYISVDHVELDIQEMMQMGKRAATSYPDSSSNSVLDGAASIMSNRRSNHSPDSTGSFTDDSEEWTGDDEDPLTPTNSVEPFTPQGHTRTHSMPDFGKKELSAVHQHSHSDISTQEPSMHPKHEALQKLTTFFHSPKPVAEEPTTSTKEEASHTLVEEETVSSPETRPTEELITDISDMLILPPPELYADPENVTSL